The Lathyrus oleraceus cultivar Zhongwan6 chromosome 5, CAAS_Psat_ZW6_1.0, whole genome shotgun sequence genome includes the window gacgATGATTTTAACTCACGTATTGTAAAATCGAGCTATAATTCCTGGACGCACCctattttttttaaatacaaTATATTTCGCCGATTATAAAATTGAGGGGTAAACATATTCAGTGTACATGCTTCAAATCCCATCACCCTCAATTTGTGTTTTTATCTCATTAAAAGTGGTGTCTtcttaaatattttattttaatctaaAATACGCTACTTTTCACCTCGATTTTCTTTCCAACTGAGGTGAATATGTTTCTCTGATATATATAACTTTAGCTTGTAGCATCCAGTTTCATTTATCTAAACAACACAAACAGAACCCGAACGAAGAAACCTAAATAATGAGAGCCATAAACGTATACCATCTTCAATCCGAAAATTTTATGTGTTTAGTGCTCTCGTTTCTCCTTCAGAGATCCAAAtcattttcttttactttttcttCATAGATTTGATATGTCGAACATCACTATTCAtactatttttattattgttgttgttaaGATCCGAAACCCTAGATGGTTTTAtcttgttgttattgttattatttaaaaAGATTTATATTATAGGtttattgatattgttgttgttgttgttgttattgttgttgatgttagactatggcacggatctagaagggggggttgaatagatcccaattaaaatttaagtcggcgctaccaatttaaaattggttttgaaaatttgttttaagtgcggaagcggccgaggaaaaatatagtctaaaacgaaccgttattggaaaaccggatatgcgtcaagccaatggattagagataaagtgaaatacgaatcactacactatttgcacaatcaatgatttgtttcacttactaggattcctagttccaatgattcaaataccaaattaaactagatacacacttaagataattttggtttaggcaaattctcaaacacttggtgtgcgaaaacactccaagtgatatttgtgttgagtaagtgattccaattaatctagtacaatatTCTACTGTACTTaggattcaaaaacagagttttaacctcttactcaattaatatcagtttgataaaagtgcttatactaaaatcacttaatttttaagctgaaaatcaattatgcagaaaattaaagaagacaaggatttgatgaggcagttcccccgccgtcctcgcttcggggtatgtctgccctcaattctaaaactagaattgagatgatttaatagatatcacctgttgaatttaaccgtttatacagGGATTGCAAAGCACATATACAACAGAACCCTCAAGATGTTGAATGTagcttccactccttgttcctcgattcaagatgaatcaagcccttcgattgttgttgctagacctccgattccagcccctttgttgaataaccttccgttcttcaaaccctcggcccggctgatctcaactacaacgaatcgaacccgaattcttcccttcaatatcactgaatccgctactagactgatgaagacttcctcttctcaatcaccttcactcagctgaatattgatgaagcaattcgtctaaaaacccccaaacacaaaccagtcttggaggacaaaacctcaacggttttattcaagaaaaaacctgtcacaagcttcaacccgaaccggattccccaatcacggcttcgaaccttatcgcctttaaccaatcacaaagcacatcaaaaatggttgtgtgtagttgatgtgttgtgagatattgaagatgaagatgatgaatcttggacacctatttcactttttcttgtttctttttgaacacttgaaatcaatttgacaaatgttagttgataaaagtaatttgacttctatttatagtaaccaacttaccaaccagaaataacagcttttcaaacagtggaaaatactcagaaaatTGAGTTcacgcacgagcggtcgaccataggtcggcgtgcgctgacccgtgagaAATGCGCCGAtccctatggtcgactcaagtattccatgagctgacccgcgcccaactgcactatgccatgcgccgacctgtggtcgactcaagcaacCATGCGCTGACCAGTCATCAACTGGTTtgtgttatgcgctgacccgtggggaaagtgccgacccctatggtcgactcaaggcctgCCAATCTGCAAAAACTTGTATTTTTGTGgtttttcatgcatttcgtcatgatcacattttatccacatatgttttatgaaatatagctgttttagataagcatagagaaggatatgataggtgatatgttgcatttgtttgtagccgtggaatcgacaatgccgattcatccatgatggtcatttgtcatcatcgaaacttgtgattgtatgttgtctgacaaTTTGCTCTTACAGTTGAGACTCGTCATTGAAGCCCTAAACCCTAGAGGCTTaatattgttattgttgtttaaGCAAATTTATGTTATAGGTTTATTGacgttgttattgttgttgtttttttgttttttttattgttgctgttgttgttaAGACTCGTTGTCTAGACCCTAAACCCTAGAGGTTTAatcttgttgttgttgtataAACTGATTTATGTTATAGGTTTATTGATGATGTTGTTGAAGTTTTGTTAAGAGATTGTTTTTTTGAATTGTTGTTTAATTTAAGTTGTTgattttattgttgttattgtttaGTTGTTCTACTACCCAAAGTTATGAAAATCGATATGTTATAGTTTAGTTTTTGTTATTGAGTTTGAGTTTTAAATTGATATTGATATTGAgtttatgttttttgtgattctTTGTGCAACTCTAATCTTGTTATGTCaagttgagtttattatatctaatgtcAATTATTTGGTTAACTAACCCCTCTTTCAAGAATGAATTAGTAGAAAAGAAAGTGTTGAATAAAGTACTTGAAACATTGAAGATATTTTAACCATAAAGCAACGTGATATGAATGATGAGTTGCATGATGCTTCAAAATCACTAATCAATGTAAGTTTTTCTTCAAATATAACACAATTGttcatataattttttttctaacCAATTTTTAAGAAGTTATATGTTCAATATAGAGTTTAGTGAAATAAGAAATCCATATTAGATTTAATAAACTCAAAATTGTTTTATCCCTTGGTTTTATTAGATAACCAAGGTGAAAATATGGTATATTTGTCGGTGAAATTACAAAATCGATGAGACATGtgtttttttctatttttttgaGAATTCCAAAAAGGTCTCCCTAGGGATCGAACCCTTGATATTTTCACATACCCTTCGgttattttaaaaccgagaggTAAAGTGTGAGCTTTTCATGACGCCCTTCGTTACCCCGCCTCTGTGGCCGAGGTTAAATGCATTCCGCGTTTGACGTTAAATGTGTTTTTTCTAGTAGTGATTGGCAAGAAGATACAACCTAAGGTAATGCCAAGGGAAAATCATAAGGGCGACTTGGTGTAGAGGCAATTGGTTTTGCCTGCACAACAGGGAAAATTTCAGCCCAACTAGGAGGGAGTGTGTTGCATATTCCAGAAACGGTCACATGGAGCATATAAGCTGGAAGAATTGGATAGAAAACTCGTACCAAGGACTTGGAACTCCATCCATTTAAAATATTATTACAATTAAGTTAATTATGAATTTTCAAAGGGGGCGTGTCACCCATCTATGTATGAATCTTTTGAATGTTTATGAGCAAGGAGAATATTTTGGTTTTGTCGTTTTGTACGTCGGACTTCCACAGGAAGATCCTTGTCGCTCGTCAAGGCAATACGAGTATGTTGGGCTTCTACAATAGGATCCTTTCATCCCGTCAAGAAAATATGAGTGTATTGGACTTCCACAAGAAGGACCATGTCGGTCGTCAAGGCAATATGAGTATGATTGACTTGCTTGGGAAGATCCTTGTCGCCTTTAAGGGTATTATGAGTGACATATACATAGGGGATTAACTCATATAAACACCTAATCTAAGGGACTTAGAGTACCATTAAACAAAGCCCCGCCTACAGTCTTGCCTAAGGGACTCGACCAAAGTTTTTCTCGGGAGAGTTAACTTAAAAGTCTGGTATGATGTTTTCGATCAAAGTCTTTCTCGAGAGACTCAATGCCTCAATTGAGGTACTTTGATTCTCATTAGACATGCTTAAACATATGATCTTTCCTGAGGGACTTAGAATCCTTTCAAACAGGATCATCTAAATGACTCTCTTGAGGAACTTAGAAGTCTCGTTATATAAGGCCCATCCAACAGTCTCGTCTAAGGGACTCGACCAAAGTATGGCCCAAGAGACTTAACTTAAAAGTCTTGACTAAGGGTTTTTGATTGAAGTCTTTCCCGAGAAACTCAACACCTCGCCCGAGAGACTTGAAGTCTCACCAAACAGGCTCAAACATATGATCTCTCCTGAGGGACTTAAAATCCCTTCAAACAGGCTCATCTAAATGCCTTACATGAGGGACTTAGAAGTACCATCAGACAAAGCCCTGCCTATAATCTCACCTATGGAACTCGACCAAAGTATGGCCTGAGATACTTAACTTAAAAGTCTTGCCTAAGGGTTTTTGACGAAAGTCTTTCCCGAGAGACTCAACGCCCCGCCTGAGGAACTTCTAGTCTCATTAGATAGGCTTAAACATATGATCTCTCTTGAGGGACTTATAATTCCCTCATACAAGCTCATATAAATGCCTCGCTTAAGAGACTTAGAAGTCCCATAAAACAAGGCCCTACTAACAGTCTCACTTAAGGGACTAGGCGAAAGTATTGCCCGAGAGGCTTAACTTAAAagtattattttagtatttttgaCCCAAGTCTTGTCTGAGAGACTCAACGCCTCACCTGAGGGACTTGGAGTCTCATCAAACAGGATGATGTATAATCTTGTGCGAGGGACTTAGAGTCTCATCTGACATACACCCCCGAAGCATAGTTAATTAAGAACTTTACCATTTACCAAATCTTTGGGATTAAGGGAGTGTGTCGTATTATATTTGTAGAGGATCCACCAAGGGAGAGCGAACCATGTCGCTAGCAAGGGGTAGACTCCTCCTACCAACCACAATGAAGATAATCTCACGTCGAGACACTCCCTACTCGTCCAATATAGGGAAAATGTGGGAAATTACACTTCTTAGTTATAGAGTTTCTAGAGTCAAGAGACTAATTGTCTTCCTAGAAAATAGGGATTCAACGACCCAGTATCTTGACAAGGTGGGCGATTGTCATTCCCAAGGAACCCTAAACGTTGGCCCATTGGCCTTTATAAATATTTCATCCCTAGAATGAGAAAGGAAAATTTTGAATACGCACGAAATACCCTAAGAATAAAGATCTTATCACCTAAAGTGAGCTTGCTCTTTCCATGGCCAAAAAGACCATCGAACATGGTTTCTCACCCGTATGAGCAAGTCCTAAATTACCAAAAATCCTTAAAGCCTCTAGCCATCCCTACAAACAACGGGAGACTAGATTTTTTAGGGTTTATGAGTAATGCTTTGGTGGTAATTAGAATCTGAGAGGTTACAGCATTGGTTTTTTTCTAGAAGCTTCGAATTTTTGGGATTAGAATATATGATCTACTGGAAGCTCTTAATACATCAAGTTTTGAGCATATGGTTTGATAGAAGCTTCAATTTGTAGGGTTTGAATATATATTTTACTGAAAAGCTCAGAATACGTATTTTTTTAAGCCTATGTTTTATCAAAAGCTTCAAATGTGTATGGTTTTAACATATGGTTTGTTGGAAGCTCTAAATATGTAATGTTTTGGAGGAGTGTTTTCATGATATACCAATTTTCTTAGACAAGTAACTATGGGTGATTCTTTGTGGTTTTCACCATAGAGATTCATCATCCCAAAAGAAATGCAACATTTGGGTGCCAATATAAAGAAAATGTATTTAGGTTGTCAGTCCCTTTATTCGGTTCCTAAAGAGTAGAATTATTTTGATGCTCATACTTATTTCGGAAAACTGAGGATTGGGCCATGGTCCTTCCTGGTCCAAATGATCGAATTCGCACACAATTTCATTTATACTGATTCTCCATGTATGATATTACTTTCAATGATTATGCTTTTAGTTTTCCCTTTACCTCATTTGAGCATCACTTTTATCGAGTTTTAAATTTGGCTCCTTCCATGATCTTCCCCCTTTTGAAATCTTATCAAAGTTTTTCAACATTTATGCATTTTCCTTCAAATAAGACCTCAAGTTACAGTGTTTTATTCTATATTCCAAGTTACCTATGATCTTTTTTAGTAAGCATAACTTGGTGGCCTTTAGGCCATCATTCCCTATCTTCAGACCATTACCTTAGCCTTTTGAATATTTTCGCTACCGCTTTGTGGTTCTCTATTTGTTTTCCTAATCTACCCATGATTTTAATCACAGCTGGTTGAATGATCATTTCTCGCTGCATCAGAAGAAGTTGCGCTTTGGACCAAAGAAACTATAAGAGACAGACTGTACTTTATTCCAAAAAATGAAGGGTTGTGTTGATTCTTTGAATAGACGAGTTCCATTGTGCTTCATTGATTCTTTATTATTACTTTCTACCATAAGAGATGTGGCCTCGTTTGGTCCTAGTACATCTTTAGAGTTTTGATTAGTAATGTTATGATCTTTCTCCATGTTTCTTTCTACTTACCTTTTTTTAGCAATAATGATATGTGTCACTGTTCTTTGTGGTTAAAGGGTGCGTGATGATGTATCTTTGGGTTTTGTACTTGATATGACACGTTTTGAGTTTCCTCTTTATTCTTAAAATGGGGGGATTTTTCAGATTTTATTCAAGTTTGAGGAAATTCCTTGCCCACTAAGAGAACACAGATGGACTTGCTCGCAACTTTTGAATAAAGTCTCGACACTAACCTTTGTAATGGTGGAACTATTTTCCGGTTAGTTACTTAATTTTCCAAATCTCTCTTCAGATCCGTCCATGATCTGGGCCCTAGTTCCTAAGGTATACTCATAATGGATTTCTGATTTATGACCTCTTGACTATCAATTTAATTTATCCAAGTGTATTCCTTATATGGGCTAGCTCGTATCCTTGACTTATCACTCGCTTGCTCCGAATTGTACCTAGACGTTAAAGGAGGCCCAACTCAATAATGAATTGGAAAGAGTGAGATCTGTAGCCCTTAAAGATACTAAGACTCTCATTTAGGTCCAATTTAAACGTGACAAAGTCAATAAAAAACGTGATGATGAGCTTTGTCATTCACGCGAGGGTGTGGATAAGGTTATTGTGAGCCACCACTTTATTGAAAATCATCTTCAAGATCAAATCCAATTCTTGGATGTGGAAAGAACCAAATCTTAGGTTTTGGTGGCCATCAATATTTAAGAGAATAAAATAGTGGAGGTGTAACTCTTGGCCTATGAAAGGATGTTTTCTTCCCTCCAACTTGAAAATGAAATTCTGAAAAGGAATTTTGAAAAACACGGGTTTAAAGAACCAAAAGTGATGGTTGTTCCATTGGATTTGGACAATGTGGAATCAAGGAAAACCCACCAGGAATCTCTTCTTCGGTGTGATAGGAGACCTTCAGACCTAATTTCTAAAGTCCAATTGCTTAATAGGCTATATTTTTTAATATGAGGTGACAAATGCTAGTGCAAGCGTACGAGGTTTTGAGAATGATGTAGATCAAATTTGGGTTTAAAATCGCGATGTTTCCTTGGTGACCTTCAGAATGGATCCTAAAAAAATGGTTAGGATTTCCAGATTAAATGAGGATACCTTAATTTTCACTTTCTATGTAGTGCTTGTAGAAATAATTTGAGTTTGTTTATGGCTTTTTTTTGTGGTTTGTAACATATGACATTTTCTATGATTTGTAATAGCTGTTTGATAAAGTCGGTGTTATTATTTTGGTGTTTTACCTCTTCCACTGTTTCTCACATGTGACTGATACCTTATTAGTTTAGTGTTTTTCCTCTTCGAGCATTTTTGGGTTGTGACTATAACTCCATATCATTTTGTTATGTTGCCTCTTCGGGCGTTTCTCAGTTGTGACTGATACTGTTAATTATTTGCTTTTGGACTGCATTAAGGTTTTTTTTTCATTATTGTTTCAGTTCTGTTTTAGTCAATTAGTGGATCCTAAACTTTAGGAGCAAGTTTAGTCAGTTACCCCCACGTTCCTAATGTGGTGGTGGTTAGTTTTACTTTTGTAAACACTAAGTGTTTTGGCTGTTATGAATAAAAGTATTGAAATTCCCACTTTCTCAATCTCTCTGCTATAATAAAaccaacaattggtatcagagctttcTTCTTACGGGGCCAGTGAAAATGGAAGGTGAAGCAAGTTTCTCACAAATTACTCCGCCCACCTTTGATGGAGACAACTATGACCTTCGGGTAGTTAAAATGGAGTCTTATTTGGAGGCGTTGGACCTTCGGGAAGCCGTGGAAGAGGATTACGAAATTCCTCCGCTGCTGAACAATCCTACCATGGCTCAATTAAAATTGCACAAGGAGAAAAAAACCAAGAAGGCAAAGGCAAGATCATGTCTCTTTACTGTTGTTTCATCAATAATCTTCACCAGAATCATGACTCTCAAAACACCAAAATCAATTTGGGACTACTTAAAGGAAGAATACGCAGGGGATGAGAGGATTCGAGGCATGCAAATGCTTAACTTGATGAGGGAATTCGAGATGTAGAGAATGAAAGATTCTGAGACAATAAAAGAATACTCTGAGAGGTTGCTTTCCATTGCGAACAAGGTTAGATTACTCGGCACTGAATTCACTAATTCCATAATTATGGAAAAAAATTGGTTACAGTGCCAGAGAGATACGAAGCATCAATAACTACTTTGGAGAATACGAAGGATCTGTCCAAAATCACCTTAGCAGGAGTGTTACATGCCTTGCAGGCCCAAGAGCAGCGAAGGCTTATGAGACAAGATCACGTGGTTGAAGGTGCTTTACCAGCCAAGCATCATGAAGTTGGAAGTAGTCAAAGCAGCCAAAGCAAAGACAAAGGTAAAAAGAAAAATTACCCACCTTGTGAGCATTGTGGCAAAATGGGTCACCCACCGTTCAGATGTTGGAGAAGACCAGACGCAAAGTGCAACAAGTGCAATCAGCTTGGACATGAAGCTGTAATTTGCAAAGGAAAATTTCAACAACATGAAGCCAATGCCAAGGTTATAGAGCAAGATGAAGAAGATCAAATTTTTGTGGCAACATGCTTCTCAACAAGGAGTAGTTCTGAATGCTGGCTGATTGATAATGGTTGTACAAACCACATGACATATGATAAAACTCTTTTCAAGGATTTGAAGCCTGTAAAATTCTCAAAAGTCATAATTGGGAATGGTGACTATATTTCTGCAAAAGGAAAAGGAACCATTGTAATGTCAACTAGCTCAGGTATGAAAACAATCTCAGATGTTCTGTATGTGCCTGACATTGACCAAAATCTGCTTAGTGTGGGTCAATTGTTAGAAAAGGGATTTAAAGTTCTTTTCGAAAATCAACATTTTCTTATCTTTGACACTACCGGTCGGGAGATTTTAAGGGTTTAAATGAGAGGTAAAAGCTTCTCATTTGATCCAATTGTGGAGGAGCAAACAACTTACATCACTCAAGTCAGTTCCACTGAACTCTGGCATAAGCGACTTGGTCACTGTCATATTCAAAGGATGCTGAACATGAAAAGGAAAGACATGATTGAAGGTCTACCAGTACTTTATGATCATTTGCCAAATTGTAATGCCTGTCAATTTGTTAAACAAAACAGAATGTCATTTCCCAAAACAGTTTGGAGAGCCTCTCAAAAGCTGCAACTCATTCACACTGAGTGGCAGGAACTCAAAGAACTCCATCGTTACAAGGTAGTCTATACTTTATTCTTTTCATAGATGATTTTACAAGAATGTGCTGGATTTTTTTCTTGAAATTCAAGCATGAAGTGGCTGGAGTCTTTGTAAAGTTCAAGAATATGGTGGAAACTCAAAATGGTTACAAGATACAATTTCTAAGATCAGATAATGGGAAGGAGTACACCTCAACACAATTTAATCTATTTTGTGAAGAAGCTGGTATTGTACATCAACTCACAACCCCATACACTCCATAGCAAAATGGAGTTAGTGAAAGGAGAAATAGATAAGTAATGGAGATGGCCAGATGCATGCTGCATGAGAAGGAATTGCCTAAAGAATTTTGGGCCGAAGCGGCAAACACAACCGTTTTTCTTCAAAATGACTTCCATCCAAGGCTTTGAAAGACAAAACTCCTTTTGAGGCTTGGTATGGATATAAGCCTTCACTAACCTTTCTCAAAGTGTTTGGTTGTGCTTGTTTTGCACGTGTTCCACAGGTTAAGCGCGACAAGCTTGACAAGAAAGCAATTCCGGATATTTTTGTGGGTTATAGTTATGTTTCAAAAGCCTACAACGTATATCATCCTCAAACTGGAAAGTTGACTGTTTCTAGGGATGTGCATTTCAATGAAGATCAACAATGGGATTGGAAGAACAAAAAAAGACAATTGGATTTTTTTAACAATATTGAAGATGATTATGGCGGAAACCAAACAACAGAGTTATGTCAGAATGAATTAGAAGATGACCCTCATATTAGAGGCACAAGGCTGTTGTCAGACATATATCAAAGATGTAATGTAGCAGTATGCGAACCTAGTTGCTGTGAGGAAGCATTCAAGGATCCAAAATGGAAAAAGACAATGAAATATGAGACTTCGATGATTAAAAAAAACAACACATGGGAGTTGGTTGACAAGCCTCAAGATAGAAAAGTTATTAGAGTTAAATGGGTTTTCAGAATAAAGCTTAATGCAGATTGCTCTGTCAATAAATACAAGGCCAGACTTGTAGTAAAAGGGTATGCACAAATTTTTGGTGTTGATTGTTCTTACACTTTTGCACCAGTGTCCAGATTAGATACAATTAGATTGGTGTTAGTAGTTGTTTCTCAACAAGGCTGGAAAGTATTCCAGTTAGATGTCAAATCATCTTTTTTAAATGGAGTTTTACAAGAAGAGATATATGTGGAGCAACCAGAGGGATTTGTTATGCATGGTGAAGAAGATAAAGTCTATCTACTCAAAAAAGTCCTttatggattaaaacaagcaccaagAGATTGGTACAGTAGGATAAATGAACACCTATTGAGCATAGGCTTTGTGAAAAGCTTATCTGAGGCCACTCTTTATGTAAAACATAAGGAAAAAAAATTCTCATAGTTTCCCTCTATGTTGATGATCTTTTAGTGACTGGAGATGATACAAGGTTGGTTGAAGAATTCAAACAAGAAATGATGCAAGTTTTTGAAATGACAGATCTTGGTCTTATGTCTTATTTTCTTGGAATTGAGATCAAACAAAATGAGGATGATGTGTTCATATGTCAAAAAAAAAATATGCTAAGgaaatctttaaaaaaaattcaaatggAGGAGTGCAAAGCGGTTAGCACACCAATGAACCAAAAGGAGAAGCTGAGCAAGGAAGATGGTGTTGACAAAGTTGATGAAGGCTATTACAGGAGCTTAATTGGATGTTTAATGTATCTCACTGCAACAAGGTCGGACATTCTGTTTGTTGTAAGTCTTCTCTCTCGATTTATGCATTATCCTAGTGAAATGCATTTAAAGgcagcaagaagggtattgagATATATTAAAGGTACTGTTAATTATGGTGTCAAGTTTGAGAGCTTTAAAATTTTCAAGTTATGTGGATTCTCTGATAGTGACTGGGCTGGA containing:
- the LOC127082305 gene encoding uncharacterized protein LOC127082305; this encodes MEGEASFSQITPPTFDGDNYDLRVVKMESYLEALDLREAVEEDYEIPPLLNNPTMAQLKLHKEKKTKKAKARSCLFTVVSSIIFTRIMTLKTPKSIWDYLKEEYAGDERIRVPERYEASITTLENTKDLSKITLAGVLHALQAQEQRRLMRQDHVVEGALPAKHHEVGSSQSSQSKDKGKKKNYPPCEHCGKMGHPPFRCWRRPDAKCNKCNQLGHEAVICKGKFQQHEANAKVIEQDEEDQIFVATCFSTRSSSECWLIDNGCTNHMTYDKTLFKDLKPVKFSKVIIGNGDYISAKGKGTIVMSTSSGMKTISDVLYVPDIDQNLLSVGQLLEKGFKVLFENQHFLIFDTTGREILRV